Proteins from a single region of candidate division WOR-3 bacterium:
- a CDS encoding 8-oxoguanine deaminase, translated as MILLENCLAIATFDENERELSGYDILIDGKKIKKIDKPVVIPADFTGEKIDCRNHVAVPGFTNTHHHMFQSLTRNVGPVQNAKLFDWLTFLYGVWSGIDEECVYFSTLLSCAELLKTGCAVTSDHMYLYPPGISGSILEIQFEAAAKIGIRFAPSRGTMTRGKSNGGLPPDKIVQNPETVIKDMEESIGRFHDPDPFSMSRIILAPCSPFTVEKQVMKDALQLGRSKNVILHTHLAETRDEDIFCKETYGKRPLELMAELEWIGKDVFYAHGIWFTDDEIRLLALSGTGISHCPSSNMRLGSGIAKIKKMKELGVRISLGVDGSASNDSSDMLAEARNAMLLARVSGGPDALTARDVLRFACKNGAQMLGFENSGSIEEGKSADISLFDMSGLERAGSLSDPVASLVFTGFSHQADMTVVNGKIVVRNGKLTTCDEREITEKACLLSKKLLEKRA; from the coding sequence ATGATTCTTCTTGAAAATTGTCTCGCCATTGCGACCTTCGACGAAAATGAAAGAGAGTTATCAGGTTACGACATCCTTATCGACGGAAAAAAGATTAAAAAAATAGACAAACCCGTCGTTATACCAGCCGATTTTACCGGCGAAAAAATTGACTGCCGAAATCATGTTGCCGTACCCGGATTTACAAACACCCATCATCACATGTTCCAGTCTCTGACGAGAAATGTTGGACCTGTTCAAAACGCAAAGCTTTTTGACTGGCTGACATTTTTGTACGGAGTTTGGTCCGGCATCGACGAAGAGTGTGTCTATTTTTCCACGCTTCTTTCATGCGCGGAACTGCTAAAAACCGGCTGTGCAGTTACGTCAGACCACATGTATCTATATCCTCCGGGAATATCAGGGAGTATACTCGAGATTCAGTTTGAAGCTGCTGCAAAAATCGGCATTAGATTCGCACCTTCCCGCGGAACGATGACCAGGGGTAAAAGTAACGGAGGTCTGCCTCCGGATAAAATTGTACAAAATCCCGAAACTGTAATAAAAGACATGGAAGAATCCATTGGCCGTTTTCATGACCCCGATCCTTTTTCCATGTCGAGAATAATTCTCGCTCCGTGCAGCCCTTTCACGGTCGAAAAACAAGTCATGAAGGACGCCCTTCAACTGGGACGGTCAAAAAACGTGATTCTCCACACGCATCTCGCTGAAACTCGCGACGAAGATATATTCTGCAAGGAAACGTACGGTAAAAGACCTCTAGAATTGATGGCCGAACTGGAATGGATCGGCAAAGACGTTTTTTACGCCCACGGCATCTGGTTCACCGACGATGAAATTCGCCTTCTCGCTCTATCAGGAACAGGCATATCCCACTGCCCTTCGTCTAACATGCGTCTTGGTTCAGGAATCGCTAAAATAAAAAAAATGAAAGAGCTCGGTGTCAGGATATCTCTCGGTGTTGACGGCTCTGCTTCGAACGACAGTTCGGACATGCTCGCGGAAGCAAGAAACGCCATGCTTCTGGCGAGAGTGAGTGGAGGCCCGGACGCCTTGACGGCAAGAGACGTGCTCAGGTTCGCGTGTAAAAACGGCGCACAAATGCTCGGTTTTGAAAACTCAGGAAGCATTGAAGAGGGTAAATCCGCCGACATATCGCTCTTCGACATGAGCGGATTGGAACGCGCAGGATCGCTCTCCGATCCCGTCGCTTCACTTGTTTTTACAGGTTTTTCTCATCAGGCAGACATGACTGTCGTAAACGGTAAAATTGTGGTCAGAAATGGAAAACTGACGACGTGCGATGAACGTGAAATCACGGAAAAAGCTTGTTTATTGTCGAAAAAACTGCTCGAAAAACGCGCCTGA
- a CDS encoding Y-family DNA polymerase, which produces MEKDVPPIALVDCNNFYVSCERVFEPSLKSVPVIVLSNNDGCVVSRSNEAKALGIEMGTPVFKIKDLVMKNFVRVFSSNYALYQDMSSRVMQTLKRFSPEIEVYSIDEAFVSLGGFTEQDMTSYAREIKNTVLKWTGIPVSVGVAQTKTLAKAANRNAKKSDSGVFSLFDRTKIDEILSKTNTRDLWGIGLKQSDKLAANGIFSALDLKNADRDWVLKNLTVTGLKTALELNGIPCIDLESAVPDKKGIACSRSFGRPVEKINELKTALSEYVTVASDKMRKQKSIPLTMTVYITTDRFSDKDLQYANWLDVKIASPTAYPPPLIKLAHRALEKIYKQGYKYKKAGIVFTGLIGEEETSNSLFSEFGEDNGDSKIMKTIDEINKKMGNNTIKFASSGFDGSWKMKRNRLSKRFTTDWNELPVVYCD; this is translated from the coding sequence ATGGAAAAAGACGTTCCTCCGATAGCCCTGGTCGACTGCAATAATTTTTATGTTTCATGCGAGAGAGTTTTCGAACCCTCTTTAAAGAGCGTCCCCGTCATAGTTCTTTCTAACAACGACGGATGTGTCGTATCAAGGTCCAACGAAGCAAAAGCGCTCGGTATTGAAATGGGTACACCGGTTTTTAAGATAAAAGATCTCGTCATGAAAAATTTTGTCCGCGTATTTTCCTCAAATTACGCGCTGTACCAGGACATGTCATCGAGGGTTATGCAAACCCTGAAAAGATTTTCTCCTGAAATCGAGGTATATTCGATAGACGAGGCGTTTGTCTCTCTGGGTGGATTTACGGAACAGGACATGACTTCATACGCGAGAGAAATAAAAAATACGGTTTTAAAATGGACAGGAATTCCGGTTTCTGTCGGAGTCGCGCAAACGAAAACTCTCGCAAAAGCGGCCAACAGAAATGCCAAAAAAAGCGACAGCGGCGTCTTCAGTCTATTCGACCGAACAAAAATAGACGAAATCCTTTCGAAGACGAACACTCGGGATTTGTGGGGAATAGGGTTGAAGCAGTCGGATAAACTTGCGGCAAATGGTATATTCTCCGCACTCGATTTGAAAAATGCCGACAGGGACTGGGTGTTGAAGAACTTGACGGTAACGGGGCTGAAGACTGCCCTAGAACTCAACGGTATTCCTTGCATAGATCTCGAATCTGCAGTACCGGATAAAAAAGGGATCGCCTGTTCCAGGTCATTCGGGAGACCCGTAGAGAAAATAAATGAACTTAAAACAGCGTTGTCCGAGTATGTAACCGTCGCCTCCGACAAGATGAGAAAACAGAAATCTATCCCGCTGACAATGACTGTTTACATAACCACGGACAGGTTTAGTGATAAAGATCTTCAATACGCAAATTGGCTGGATGTCAAAATCGCTTCACCTACGGCCTATCCGCCCCCCCTGATAAAACTCGCGCACAGGGCACTCGAAAAAATTTACAAACAAGGTTACAAATACAAAAAAGCAGGAATTGTTTTTACAGGTTTGATAGGAGAAGAAGAAACGTCGAATTCTTTGTTCTCGGAATTCGGCGAGGATAATGGAGATTCAAAAATAATGAAAACAATAGACGAGATAAACAAAAAAATGGGTAACAACACCATCAAATTCGCTTCATCAGGATTTGACGGATCGTGGAAGATGAAAAGAAACCGGCTTTCAAAAAGGTTCACTACCGACTGGAATGAATTGCCTGTGGTTTATTGCGATTAA
- the umuD gene encoding translesion error-prone DNA polymerase V autoproteolytic subunit, with protein MKVTEIFSFEKRTKRKLPFFHTKISAGFPSPAEEYSEKKLDLNEYLIKHPSATFFIKVSGDSMIGAGIHSGDLLIVDRSQEPANNKIVIAVLDGEFTVKRIMKKKDKIFLIPENDNFKPIEIKSEMNCEVWGVVTHVIHPL; from the coding sequence ATTAAAGTAACCGAAATATTTTCTTTTGAAAAAAGAACAAAACGAAAACTGCCCTTTTTTCATACTAAAATATCGGCCGGATTCCCTTCGCCGGCGGAAGAATACTCGGAGAAAAAGCTGGATTTGAACGAGTATCTTATAAAACATCCTTCGGCGACTTTTTTTATCAAAGTGTCCGGAGATTCCATGATAGGGGCCGGAATTCATTCCGGAGACCTGCTCATAGTAGACAGGTCTCAGGAACCAGCCAACAACAAAATAGTCATAGCTGTCCTCGACGGTGAATTCACTGTTAAGAGAATAATGAAAAAAAAAGACAAAATATTCCTTATTCCCGAAAATGACAATTTTAAACCCATTGAGATAAAATCAGAAATGAATTGCGAAGTGTGGGGCGTCGTAACGCACGTCATACATCCTTTGTGA
- a CDS encoding nucleotidyltransferase family protein: protein MNETEKTAFVLLSQIISPVNKGKSLPEIPERTWKTIVGLSAVHGVSGYLSELLKETGEGEISREIFRELTAAYAPLWRDSVAFSSVLGELQRVFKNEGIRFILLKGLHVAESVYGSLKKRPMQDIDLLVRKNDTEKADRLLRAMAKPEKWNKTWIEKYHYHLGYDMTSFLENSKTRLKIELHWDILPKENPFTISLNDIWKNAVKEKIAGVEIEVMSLEYLLLFLCVHLSFQHGFCLKIIHLLDIAEIVCLEKIDWEKFCQITLSGHAQRAVSLVFRTAEEIFGVNFPPETGIIAAVNTPDKKIIYDAISLIRDDPVLMHSAFSRFKKDEGLRQNFRSIFYSLFPKPDVIKELHGTKNYFPDIFLAYIYRMTGLLKKHGGAFAELVSDRARRENYRKHSKMKKEIFDWISRKTHAPVPGIDPDV from the coding sequence ATGAATGAAACCGAAAAGACTGCCTTCGTGCTTCTTTCGCAGATTATTTCGCCGGTGAATAAGGGAAAATCCCTCCCTGAAATTCCGGAGAGAACGTGGAAGACCATTGTCGGATTATCCGCAGTGCACGGTGTATCGGGTTATCTTTCAGAATTGCTGAAAGAAACCGGAGAAGGTGAAATTTCTCGAGAAATTTTTAGGGAACTTACCGCCGCGTATGCCCCACTTTGGCGCGATTCAGTCGCATTTTCATCTGTTCTCGGAGAACTGCAAAGGGTTTTTAAAAACGAAGGAATAAGATTCATTCTTTTAAAAGGTTTGCACGTCGCTGAATCTGTATACGGGAGTTTAAAAAAAAGACCGATGCAGGACATAGACCTTCTGGTCAGGAAGAACGACACGGAAAAAGCCGACAGGCTCCTAAGAGCAATGGCGAAACCAGAGAAGTGGAACAAGACGTGGATAGAAAAATACCATTATCACCTGGGCTACGACATGACCTCGTTTTTGGAGAATAGCAAAACGCGTTTGAAAATTGAACTTCATTGGGATATTTTGCCGAAAGAAAATCCTTTCACTATTTCTCTGAACGATATCTGGAAAAACGCGGTTAAAGAGAAAATCGCCGGAGTTGAAATTGAAGTAATGTCTTTGGAATATCTTCTGTTGTTTCTTTGCGTGCATCTTTCTTTTCAGCACGGTTTTTGTCTAAAAATTATTCATCTTCTGGACATCGCCGAGATTGTATGCCTTGAAAAGATTGACTGGGAAAAGTTTTGTCAAATAACATTGTCAGGTCATGCCCAAAGAGCAGTAAGCCTGGTCTTCAGGACGGCGGAGGAAATTTTCGGTGTTAATTTCCCGCCGGAAACCGGAATAATTGCCGCAGTGAACACGCCCGATAAAAAAATAATATACGATGCAATCTCCCTGATCAGGGACGACCCGGTTCTTATGCACAGCGCTTTCAGCAGATTCAAAAAAGATGAAGGTTTGCGGCAGAATTTCAGGAGTATTTTTTACAGCCTTTTTCCAAAACCCGACGTGATTAAAGAATTGCACGGAACAAAAAATTATTTCCCTGACATTTTTTTAGCTTACATATACAGGATGACCGGTCTTCTGAAAAAGCACGGCGGAGCGTTCGCGGAGCTTGTTTCCGATCGTGCAAGGCGCGAAAATTACAGGAAACACTCAAAAATGAAAAAAGAAATATTCGATTGGATTTCCCGTAAAACCCACGCTCCTGTTCCCGGGATTGACCCTGATGTGTAA
- a CDS encoding ABC transporter ATP-binding protein → MTALSAVYQASKKLLFARIILTAVRAVIPVSLLYIVKLFVDSVVLGVSSPEPDGAFLRSLVLIVAAGTAYAVSFIADSLNEVVTEYHSLKIMDKIYETMHGKSSEIDISFYENPEYHDTLHRAQREAPYRPTVVLNQIFSIFQNLLTFAGTAALILSFSRVAGFVLFAAVVPGTAVHMFFVKKTYKWQKEVTKYERETWYYSFLLTSEGSAKELRLFGIAGLFKERFKNFRKMLRGQLLSIKKKRAASDFAAQTLSSAVLAALLVYLTSETYGGILSLGNLVMFFQAFQRGQGSLRSLLGGFVGLYESGLFLSYFSDFLGLKSRTAVSILPQVVKAECRHRVKIEDVTFSYPGSPDKALKRVNMDFERGRVTAIVGGNGSGKTTVAKLICRFYDPDEGRVIADDTDLRQIEPETWFESVSAVYQDFQKYQLTAGENVWLGDIIRQNDFSSIKEIAEKARIKTVIEKMEKGFDTRLGRWFEGGRELSAGEWQKIAIARCLFKKASVYVFDEPTAYLDALSEESVMEALREAAKEAAVILISHRFSNVVKADYVYVLENGEISEEGLHKELIEKNGIYASSYLYQTGETGKRHE, encoded by the coding sequence ATGACTGCTCTCTCTGCAGTCTATCAGGCTTCGAAAAAGCTTCTTTTTGCCAGGATTATTCTTACCGCCGTGCGTGCGGTGATTCCGGTCTCTCTCTTATACATAGTTAAGCTTTTCGTCGATTCTGTCGTTTTGGGAGTCAGTTCGCCTGAACCAGATGGTGCTTTCTTGAGATCGCTTGTTTTGATTGTTGCTGCCGGAACCGCATACGCGGTAAGCTTTATTGCCGACTCGCTCAACGAGGTCGTCACCGAGTATCACTCCCTGAAAATCATGGATAAGATTTACGAAACGATGCACGGCAAATCCTCTGAGATTGACATATCATTTTACGAAAACCCCGAATACCATGACACGCTTCACAGAGCACAAAGAGAAGCTCCCTATAGGCCGACGGTGGTCTTGAATCAGATTTTCTCGATTTTTCAGAATCTGCTGACCTTTGCCGGAACAGCTGCGTTGATTCTTTCTTTCAGCCGCGTTGCCGGATTTGTGCTATTTGCCGCAGTCGTACCGGGCACGGCAGTCCATATGTTTTTTGTCAAAAAAACATATAAATGGCAGAAAGAAGTAACGAAATACGAAAGAGAGACCTGGTATTACAGTTTTTTGCTGACTTCGGAAGGAAGCGCAAAAGAACTGAGGCTTTTCGGCATTGCCGGTCTTTTCAAAGAGAGATTTAAAAATTTCAGAAAAATGCTGAGAGGTCAGCTTCTTTCTATTAAAAAGAAGAGAGCCGCTTCTGATTTCGCCGCGCAGACTCTTTCGTCTGCTGTTCTCGCAGCACTCCTGGTTTACCTGACCTCTGAAACTTACGGTGGAATTTTGTCTTTAGGCAATCTCGTTATGTTTTTTCAGGCGTTTCAAAGAGGACAGGGAAGCCTGAGAAGTCTTCTTGGCGGGTTTGTCGGTCTTTATGAAAGCGGATTGTTTTTGTCATACTTTTCGGATTTTCTCGGGTTGAAAAGCAGAACTGCCGTTTCGATTTTGCCGCAGGTCGTAAAAGCCGAATGCAGACACCGTGTAAAAATTGAAGACGTAACTTTTTCGTATCCCGGATCACCTGATAAGGCGCTTAAAAGAGTGAACATGGATTTTGAGAGAGGTCGCGTGACGGCTATTGTCGGAGGGAACGGCTCTGGCAAAACAACGGTAGCAAAACTGATTTGCAGGTTTTACGACCCCGACGAAGGAAGGGTGATCGCCGATGACACCGATTTGCGGCAGATCGAGCCCGAAACCTGGTTCGAATCGGTTTCGGCCGTGTATCAGGATTTTCAGAAATATCAGCTAACGGCGGGTGAAAATGTCTGGCTCGGGGACATCATCAGACAAAATGATTTTAGCTCGATCAAGGAAATCGCGGAAAAAGCAAGAATCAAAACTGTCATTGAAAAAATGGAAAAAGGTTTTGATACACGCCTCGGAAGATGGTTTGAAGGAGGCAGAGAACTGAGCGCGGGAGAATGGCAGAAAATCGCGATAGCGAGATGTCTTTTCAAAAAGGCGTCTGTTTATGTTTTTGATGAGCCAACCGCTTACCTGGACGCTTTGTCCGAAGAATCAGTCATGGAAGCCCTGCGGGAAGCCGCCAAAGAAGCCGCTGTGATTCTGATAAGCCACAGATTTTCAAATGTTGTCAAGGCTGATTACGTGTATGTTCTGGAAAACGGAGAGATTTCGGAAGAAGGATTGCATAAAGAACTGATTGAAAAAAACGGGATATATGCATCTTCTTATTTATACCAGACCGGCGAAACGGGAAAACGGCATGAATGA
- a CDS encoding protease inhibitor I42 family protein, with product MNKFVYLVYILIFGCAGHKNYIVDNTFDGDSITVRINKPLKIVLPSNPSTGFQWNPCSTDKNIVSFDSSFFSAKNEGLLGSPGEQVFTIRILREVELDLVFYYSREWEEVPPTDTFEIFIKTER from the coding sequence TTGAATAAATTCGTTTACCTGGTTTACATTCTGATTTTTGGCTGTGCCGGTCATAAGAATTACATTGTCGACAATACATTCGACGGCGACAGCATAACTGTCCGAATAAACAAACCGTTAAAAATTGTTCTTCCGTCGAATCCTTCCACAGGATTTCAGTGGAATCCCTGTTCGACAGACAAAAACATCGTCTCTTTTGACTCTTCGTTCTTCTCAGCCAAAAACGAAGGTCTTTTAGGCTCTCCGGGAGAACAGGTGTTCACGATCAGGATTTTACGCGAAGTTGAACTGGATTTGGTTTTTTATTATTCAAGGGAATGGGAAGAGGTTCCGCCGACAGACACTTTCGAAATATTCATAAAAACAGAACGTTAA